From Armatimonadota bacterium, one genomic window encodes:
- a CDS encoding hydroxymethylglutaryl-CoA lyase — translation MADVTIVDVAPRDGLQNEPRPLGVAERVELIRQLAAAGVPRVEVGAFVSPQRVPQMAGTEAVCAALPPGPAYTALVPNLRGYERARPTGLRHLRLVVAASETFNRRNTRTTIDAALDDFARIAERARADGIALGGAVATAFGCPYEGPVPPAAVRRVVAALVRLGVDEVVLADTIGVAVPTQVAGLLREVGRDLPPGVPLGIHLHNTRNTGFANAYAALTEGVRLFDAALGGIGGCPFAPRATGNIATEDLVYMFERMGVRTGIDLAALLRAVAWLEEALGHPVPGLVAKAGPAAVPA, via the coding sequence AGCCGCGCCCCCTGGGGGTGGCGGAGCGCGTCGAGCTGATCCGGCAGCTGGCCGCCGCCGGGGTGCCGCGCGTCGAGGTGGGCGCCTTCGTCAGCCCGCAGCGGGTGCCCCAGATGGCCGGCACCGAGGCGGTCTGTGCCGCGCTACCGCCCGGGCCGGCCTACACCGCGCTTGTCCCCAACCTGCGCGGCTACGAGCGGGCCCGTCCCACCGGGCTGCGCCACCTGCGCCTGGTGGTGGCCGCCAGCGAGACCTTCAACCGGCGCAACACCCGCACCACCATTGATGCCGCGCTCGACGACTTCGCCCGCATCGCCGAACGGGCGCGGGCCGACGGGATCGCGCTGGGCGGGGCGGTGGCCACCGCCTTCGGCTGCCCCTATGAAGGGCCGGTGCCGCCAGCGGCGGTGCGCCGGGTGGTGGCGGCCCTGGTGCGGCTCGGGGTGGACGAGGTGGTGCTGGCGGACACCATCGGCGTGGCCGTCCCGACCCAGGTGGCGGGCCTGCTCCGGGAGGTCGGGCGCGACCTCCCGCCGGGTGTCCCGTTGGGCATCCACCTGCACAACACGCGCAACACCGGGTTCGCCAACGCCTACGCCGCCCTCACCGAGGGCGTGCGCCTCTTCGACGCCGCCCTCGGCGGCATCGGCGGCTGCCCCTTCGCCCCGCGTGCCACCGGCAACATCGCCACCGAGGACCTGGTGTACATGTTCGAGCGCATGGGGGTCCGCACCGGGATCGACCTGGCGGCGCTGCTGCGGGCGGTGGCCTGGCTGGAGGAGGCGCTGGGGCATCCCGTCCCGGGGCTCGTGGCCAAGGCCGGCCCGGCGGCCGTTCCGGCCTGA
- a CDS encoding 3-isopropylmalate dehydratase large subunit, which produces MGQTIAEQILAAHAGRDVVRPGEFVTVRVDLVMTNDLMGPPVFAQLRRLGVSRVFDPARVAVVPDHVVPARDLAAAALMQEVRRFVREQGIPHFWEVGETGIEHTLLPEQGLVAPGDLIVGSDSHTCTYGAFSAYGYGLGATDVAAVLATGETWVRVPETIRVVLRGPTAPCVTGKDVILEVIRRLGVAGGTLKCLEFAGDVGALNVDERMAVANMAVEAGAECGLFPTDEILMAWLAPRLARPYRPMRSDPDAEVEREETLDLAALEPLVAAPFSPGNVHPVSALARRGIRVDQVYLGNCANGTLTDLRQAAAVLRGRRVARGVRMIVVPATPTIQRQAVREGLVETFLAAGAVVATPTCGACAGLHLGVLGEGEVCVSTTNRNFRGRMGHRTAEVYLANAYVAAASAVAGGLADPRAVGVGVAG; this is translated from the coding sequence GTGGGCCAGACCATCGCCGAGCAGATCCTGGCCGCACACGCCGGCCGCGACGTCGTGCGCCCGGGAGAGTTCGTCACCGTGCGGGTCGACCTGGTGATGACCAACGACCTGATGGGCCCGCCGGTCTTCGCCCAGCTCCGCCGCCTGGGGGTCAGCCGCGTCTTCGACCCCGCGCGCGTGGCCGTCGTCCCCGACCACGTCGTGCCCGCCCGCGACCTGGCCGCCGCGGCGCTCATGCAGGAGGTGCGCCGCTTCGTCCGGGAGCAGGGGATCCCGCACTTCTGGGAGGTCGGCGAGACCGGCATCGAGCACACCCTGCTGCCGGAGCAGGGCCTGGTGGCGCCGGGGGACCTGATCGTCGGCAGCGACTCCCACACCTGCACCTACGGGGCCTTCAGCGCCTACGGGTACGGGCTGGGGGCCACCGACGTCGCCGCCGTGCTGGCCACGGGGGAGACCTGGGTGCGCGTCCCGGAGACGATCCGCGTCGTCCTGCGCGGGCCCACGGCGCCCTGCGTCACCGGCAAGGACGTGATCCTGGAGGTGATCCGCCGCCTCGGCGTGGCCGGCGGGACGCTGAAGTGCCTGGAGTTCGCGGGGGACGTGGGGGCGCTCAACGTGGACGAGCGCATGGCCGTCGCCAACATGGCGGTGGAGGCCGGCGCCGAGTGCGGCCTCTTCCCCACCGACGAGATCCTCATGGCCTGGCTGGCGCCGCGCCTGGCGCGTCCCTACCGCCCGATGCGCAGCGACCCCGACGCCGAGGTGGAGCGCGAGGAGACGCTCGACCTGGCCGCGCTCGAGCCGCTGGTGGCTGCGCCGTTCTCCCCCGGCAACGTCCACCCGGTGAGCGCGCTGGCGCGCCGCGGCATCCGCGTCGACCAGGTCTACCTGGGCAACTGCGCCAACGGCACGCTCACTGACCTGCGCCAGGCGGCGGCGGTCCTGCGCGGCCGGCGCGTGGCCCGCGGCGTGCGCATGATCGTCGTGCCGGCCACCCCGACGATCCAGCGCCAGGCCGTGCGCGAGGGACTCGTGGAGACCTTTCTGGCGGCGGGCGCGGTGGTCGCCACCCCGACCTGCGGGGCGTGTGCAGGCCTCCACCTCGGTGTGCTGGGCGAGGGCGAGGTGTGCGTCTCCACCACCAACCGCAACTTCCGCGGCCGCATGGGGCACCGCACCGCCGAGGTCTACCTGGCCAACGCCTACGTGGCCGCGGCCAGCGCGGTGGCCGGCGGGCTGGCCGACCCGCGTGCGGTGGGGGTGGGGGTGGCCGGGTGA